The Agromyces mariniharenae genome includes a window with the following:
- a CDS encoding CMD domain protein, with the protein MTDIIDRLAGVRPGGSVDALRRHRPATRDNAQASYDALFTDPDERHASLAERASVAQFVAILHDDEVAATHYGALTRSAGGDALADAVADAATAARTEGPYGEYPADGPLAAESVPGPRLTLDDAARAVLGERLAAALGHAHLLVFRPRESSAVALATLADAGWSTDGIVTLSQLVSFLAFQLRVAAGLRLLTTKDAA; encoded by the coding sequence ATGACCGACATCATCGACCGGCTCGCCGGCGTACGACCCGGCGGGAGCGTGGACGCCCTGCGCCGCCACCGCCCCGCCACGCGCGACAACGCGCAGGCGAGTTACGACGCCCTGTTCACCGATCCCGACGAGCGGCACGCGAGCCTCGCCGAGCGCGCATCGGTCGCGCAGTTCGTCGCGATCCTGCACGACGACGAGGTGGCGGCCACCCACTACGGCGCGCTCACCCGCTCGGCGGGCGGCGACGCACTCGCCGACGCCGTGGCCGACGCGGCGACGGCCGCTCGCACCGAAGGACCATACGGCGAGTACCCCGCCGACGGGCCGCTCGCCGCGGAGAGCGTGCCCGGCCCGCGTCTCACGCTCGACGACGCGGCACGCGCCGTGCTCGGCGAGCGCCTCGCCGCGGCGCTCGGACACGCGCACCTGCTCGTCTTCCGCCCGCGTGAGTCGTCGGCCGTCGCCCTCGCAACGCTCGCCGACGCCGGCTGGTCGACCGACGGCATCGTCACCCTCTCCCAGCTCGTCTCGTTCCTCGCGTTCCAGCTGCGGGTCGCGGCCGGGCTCCGCCTGCTCACCACGAAGGACGCCGCATGA
- a CDS encoding putative FMN-dependent luciferase-like monooxygenase, whose amino-acid sequence MTRIGFFTRLLDDAPAAERYRIATEQIVHAERHGFDSAWVAQHHFHAAEGGLPSPFVFLAHAAAQTSRIRLGTGVVTLPLEDPVRVAEDAVVLDLLSGGRVELGVGSGSTPASFVAFGERSEDRGRVFGEKVDALVAALAGGELGDPANHLQPPGRDLLGRVWQATFSSFGGTRAGRAGHGLLLSRTQPRPTDAPRRTLSELQLPIIDAYREALPTGVPPRILASRTLFVADSREEARRWAELGLRRAAVGFARTGQPPIGDTLDELIATYDTHVGTPVEVIESLARDSAAAEATEVAFQVHSVDPPHELVLRSIELIANEVAPALGWGSRALAEASAR is encoded by the coding sequence ATGACGCGCATCGGATTCTTCACCCGGCTCCTCGACGACGCTCCGGCGGCCGAGCGGTACCGCATCGCGACCGAGCAGATCGTGCACGCCGAGCGGCACGGCTTCGACTCCGCGTGGGTGGCGCAGCATCACTTCCACGCGGCCGAGGGCGGGCTGCCGTCGCCGTTCGTGTTCCTCGCGCACGCGGCGGCGCAGACGAGCCGCATCCGGCTCGGCACGGGCGTCGTGACGCTGCCGCTCGAGGATCCGGTGCGGGTCGCCGAGGACGCCGTCGTGCTCGACCTGCTCTCGGGCGGCCGCGTCGAGCTGGGGGTCGGCTCGGGCTCCACGCCCGCGTCGTTCGTCGCGTTCGGCGAGCGCTCCGAGGACCGTGGGCGCGTGTTCGGCGAGAAGGTCGACGCGCTCGTCGCCGCACTCGCGGGCGGGGAGCTCGGGGACCCCGCCAACCACCTGCAGCCGCCGGGCCGCGACCTGCTCGGCCGCGTCTGGCAGGCGACGTTCTCGTCGTTCGGCGGCACGCGGGCCGGGCGCGCGGGTCACGGGCTCCTGCTCTCCCGCACCCAGCCGAGGCCGACGGATGCCCCGCGCCGCACGCTCTCGGAGCTGCAGCTGCCCATCATCGACGCCTATCGCGAGGCACTGCCGACGGGCGTACCGCCGCGGATCCTCGCGTCCCGCACGCTGTTCGTCGCGGACTCCCGCGAGGAGGCACGCCGCTGGGCCGAGCTCGGACTCCGGCGGGCCGCCGTCGGGTTCGCCCGCACCGGGCAGCCGCCGATCGGCGACACGCTCGACGAGCTCATCGCGACCTACGACACGCACGTCGGCACCCCCGTCGAGGTGATCGAGTCGCTCGCCCGCGACTCCGCCGCGGCCGAGGCGACCGAGGTGGCGTTCCAGGTGCACTCCGTCGATCCGCCGCACGAGCTCGTGCTCCGCTCGATCGAGCTCATCGCGAACGAGGTCGCTCCGGCGCTCGGCTGGGGGAGCCGGGCGCTCGCCGAGGCATCCGCCCGCTGA
- a CDS encoding dipeptide ABC transporter ATP-binding protein has product MTALLEIEHLDVAYRTSSGPSRVVHDVSFDVARGQVVALVGESGSGKTTTASAVLGLLPAGGTIEGGAIRLSGTDISGWSDRRLQAVRGVRIGYIPQDPVSSLNPVRPIGVQLGEAFRIHRRGDRRDLRRRVLELLDRVGIDDPALRARQYPHELSGGMRQRVLIASAVALEPELVIADEPTSALDVTVQRRILDLIDELRREHGTAVLLVTHDLGVAAERAERVVVMQHGRIVEQGVTGALLDDPREAYTRRLLADATGLEEPEFRHPRPPVYLRDASVAAAENPFVLEASGLVKTYATGRGAEPFRAVDDVSFNIVRGTMHAIVGESGSGKTTTARIVTRFVTPDAGTVRLGDTDVTALSGAARREFRRRVQLVYQNPFASLDPRHTVADLVAEPLRNFGIGDRRSRAETARRLIDRVALPAHLAGHRPRELSGGQRQRVAIARALALEPELVVLDEAVSALDVTVQARILELLEQLQGELGLSYLFISHDLAVVARISHSVSVMRRGRVVEAGPTEQVFRSPQHEYTRELLDAVPRRKVTA; this is encoded by the coding sequence ATGACCGCGCTCCTGGAGATCGAGCACCTCGACGTCGCCTACCGCACGTCGTCCGGCCCGAGCCGCGTCGTGCACGACGTGTCGTTCGACGTCGCCCGCGGCCAGGTCGTCGCGCTCGTGGGGGAGTCGGGGTCGGGCAAGACCACGACCGCGAGCGCGGTGCTCGGGCTGCTGCCGGCCGGCGGCACGATCGAGGGCGGAGCCATCCGGCTCTCGGGCACCGACATCTCGGGGTGGAGCGACCGCCGCCTGCAGGCCGTGCGCGGCGTGCGCATCGGCTACATCCCGCAGGACCCGGTCTCGTCGCTGAATCCCGTGCGCCCGATCGGCGTGCAGCTCGGGGAGGCGTTCCGCATCCACCGACGCGGCGATCGGCGCGACCTGCGTCGCCGCGTGCTCGAGCTGCTCGACCGCGTCGGCATCGACGATCCGGCGCTGCGGGCGCGCCAGTACCCGCACGAGCTCTCGGGCGGCATGCGCCAGCGCGTGCTCATCGCGTCGGCGGTCGCGCTCGAGCCCGAGCTCGTGATCGCCGACGAGCCGACGAGCGCGCTCGACGTGACCGTGCAGCGCCGCATCCTCGATCTCATCGACGAGCTGCGCCGGGAGCACGGCACCGCGGTGCTGCTCGTGACGCACGACCTGGGCGTCGCCGCCGAACGCGCCGAGCGAGTGGTCGTCATGCAGCACGGCCGCATCGTCGAGCAGGGGGTCACCGGGGCGCTCCTCGACGACCCGCGCGAGGCGTACACCCGCCGGCTCCTGGCCGACGCAACCGGCCTCGAGGAGCCCGAGTTCCGTCATCCGCGCCCGCCCGTCTACCTGCGCGACGCGAGTGTGGCGGCCGCCGAGAACCCGTTCGTGCTCGAGGCATCCGGGCTCGTGAAGACGTACGCGACCGGGCGCGGGGCCGAGCCGTTCCGCGCCGTCGACGACGTCTCGTTCAACATCGTGCGCGGTACGATGCACGCGATCGTCGGGGAATCGGGGTCGGGCAAGACGACCACGGCGCGCATCGTCACGCGGTTCGTCACTCCGGATGCCGGGACGGTACGCCTCGGCGACACCGACGTCACGGCGCTGAGCGGCGCCGCTCGGCGCGAGTTCCGCCGCCGCGTGCAGCTCGTCTACCAGAACCCGTTCGCGTCGCTGGACCCGCGGCACACCGTGGCCGACCTCGTGGCCGAGCCGCTGCGCAACTTCGGGATCGGCGACCGCCGCTCGCGTGCTGAGACCGCCCGGCGGCTCATCGACCGGGTCGCGCTGCCGGCGCACCTGGCCGGGCACCGGCCGCGCGAGCTCTCGGGCGGTCAGCGCCAGCGGGTCGCCATCGCCAGGGCGCTCGCGCTCGAGCCCGAGCTCGTCGTGCTCGACGAGGCCGTCTCCGCGCTCGACGTCACGGTGCAGGCCCGCATCCTCGAGCTGCTCGAGCAGCTGCAGGGGGAGCTCGGGCTCAGCTACCTCTTCATCTCGCACGACCTCGCGGTCGTCGCCCGCATCAGCCACTCCGTGTCGGTGATGCGTCGCGGCCGCGTCGTGGAGGCGGGGCCGACCGAGCAGGTGTTCCGGTCGCCCCAGCACGAGTACACCCGGGAGCTGCTCGACGCGGTTCCCCGACGGAAGGTCACGGCATGA
- a CDS encoding ABC transporter permease, whose product MSAPVQEVPTGGRVAPSRSGDAYRDAASGAGSGRLDTRPPSAGATRRTIRRALRRPDLVLAWAVIVLTVAWAIVPWLFTAADPLAGVPAEKLQGPSAAHPFGTDAIGRDLYARVVYGAVHSLSGAFVAVTVGLVGGTLLGVLAGSLGGAVDAVIGRVVDVLLAIPALLLSLSIIILLGFGTVNAAIAVGIGSIAAFARLSRSEVVRVRQADFVEAAFGSGARIHTVLFRHVLPNSLTAVIALAALQFGTAILAISTLGFLGYGAPPPTPEWGLLIAEGRNYVATSWWLTVLPGLVVVVVVLAANRISHALGRNR is encoded by the coding sequence ATGAGCGCACCGGTACAGGAGGTTCCCACCGGTGGTCGCGTAGCGCCGTCGCGGAGCGGCGACGCGTATCGAGACGCGGCTTCCGGCGCCGGGTCGGGGCGTCTCGATACGCGTCCGCCTTCGGCGGGCGCTACTCGACGAACGATTCGTCGTGCCCTCCGACGGCCTGATCTGGTCTTGGCGTGGGCCGTCATCGTGCTCACGGTCGCGTGGGCGATCGTGCCGTGGCTGTTCACCGCGGCCGACCCGCTCGCCGGCGTGCCCGCCGAGAAGCTGCAGGGGCCGAGCGCGGCGCATCCGTTCGGCACCGACGCGATCGGCCGCGACCTGTACGCGCGGGTCGTGTACGGCGCCGTGCACTCGCTCTCGGGCGCGTTCGTCGCCGTCACGGTGGGACTCGTCGGCGGCACGCTGCTCGGCGTGCTCGCCGGGTCGCTCGGCGGCGCGGTCGACGCCGTGATCGGTCGCGTCGTCGACGTGCTCCTCGCGATCCCGGCGCTGCTGCTCTCGCTGAGCATCATCATCCTGCTCGGCTTCGGCACGGTGAACGCCGCGATCGCCGTCGGCATCGGCTCGATCGCCGCGTTCGCGAGGCTCTCCCGATCGGAGGTCGTGCGCGTGCGCCAGGCCGACTTCGTCGAGGCCGCCTTCGGCTCGGGGGCGCGGATCCACACCGTGCTCTTCCGGCACGTGCTGCCGAACTCGCTCACCGCGGTGATCGCGCTCGCAGCGCTGCAGTTCGGCACCGCGATCCTCGCGATCTCGACGCTCGGGTTCCTCGGCTACGGCGCTCCGCCGCCCACGCCCGAGTGGGGCCTGCTCATCGCCGAGGGGCGCAACTACGTCGCGACGTCCTGGTGGCTCACCGTGCTGCCCGGCCTCGTCGTGGTCGTCGTCGTGCTCGCCGCCAACCGCATCAGCCACGCCCTCGGGAGGAACCGATGA
- a CDS encoding ABC transporter permease yields MAYLARRTGQALIVLAVAFTATFVLLQALPGDAILIKFESPELGLSPDQIADIRAAYGADNSVIEQFLHTLTGFVVGDFGYSVQYGTAVHELIGAALPGTLALAGFGFLVAVVIAVGLAVLSTLAPFAWLRSFLRSLPGLFVSVPVFWLGIVLIQVFSFQLRLVPVIGADPVQGLILPVLTLAIPISAPLAQVLVRSIDEVQLSPFVAVVRAKGASPARVLWRDVARNAVLPTITIAGVLIGELIGGAVVTETVFGRAGIGRLTEEAVRNQDVAVLQAVVVLAALVFVAVNLVVDLVYPVLDPRLKRKAVAA; encoded by the coding sequence ATGGCGTACCTCGCCCGCCGCACCGGCCAGGCGCTCATCGTGCTCGCCGTCGCGTTCACGGCGACGTTCGTGCTGCTGCAGGCGCTGCCCGGCGACGCGATCCTCATCAAGTTCGAGAGCCCCGAGCTGGGACTCAGCCCCGACCAGATCGCCGACATCCGGGCCGCGTACGGCGCCGACAACTCGGTGATCGAGCAGTTCCTCCACACCCTGACCGGATTCGTCGTGGGCGACTTCGGCTACTCCGTGCAGTACGGCACGGCGGTGCACGAGCTCATCGGCGCGGCCCTTCCCGGCACGCTCGCGCTCGCCGGGTTCGGCTTCCTCGTCGCCGTCGTCATCGCCGTCGGGCTCGCCGTGCTCTCGACGCTCGCGCCGTTCGCGTGGCTCCGCTCGTTCCTGCGCAGCCTGCCCGGCCTGTTCGTGTCGGTGCCCGTGTTCTGGCTCGGCATCGTGCTCATCCAGGTGTTCTCGTTCCAGCTCCGGCTCGTACCCGTCATCGGCGCCGACCCGGTGCAGGGGCTCATCCTCCCGGTGCTCACGCTCGCGATCCCGATCTCGGCCCCGCTCGCGCAGGTGCTCGTGCGCTCGATCGACGAGGTGCAGCTCTCGCCGTTCGTCGCGGTCGTTCGCGCCAAGGGCGCGAGCCCGGCGCGGGTGCTGTGGCGGGACGTCGCGCGCAACGCGGTGCTGCCGACGATCACGATCGCGGGCGTGCTGATCGGCGAGCTCATCGGCGGGGCGGTCGTGACGGAGACCGTGTTCGGACGCGCCGGCATCGGCCGCCTCACCGAGGAGGCCGTGCGCAACCAGGACGTCGCCGTGCTCCAGGCCGTCGTCGTGCTCGCCGCACTCGTGTTCGTGGCGGTGAACCTCGTCGTCGACCTGGTGTACCCGGTGCTCGATCCCCGGCTGAAGCGGAAGGCGGTGGCGGCATGA
- a CDS encoding TIGR04028 family ABC transporter substrate-binding protein, translating to MSTPRITRLALASTAALAAAALLASCAGQAQSTDAAAGDPVEGGTLTYLEHQAYTTLYPPQAGFYPNGGLVNNLTARLTWQDPDSLEIEPWVATEWTVNADATEYTFDLRDDVTFSDGTPLDAAAVAKNFDTYGLGNTELGLTISEAINNYASSEVVDADTVTFRFSAPAPGFLQATSTINSGLVSPATLDRKLEDWGAGNAAEIVGSGAFVATREEIGTSLHLEAREDYDWAPPSFEHQGRAYLDAIDVVVTPEDSVRIGSLLAGQADVIRYVQAFDEAQVEGAGFEVIAAPTRGVNNSLGLRFTNPLLSDLRVRQALVHGVDAQEVVDTIFTENYPVATSELAATAKGYTDESEGLEYDPELSAELLDEAGWTVGADGIREQDGQRLSLTVYEAKPQPLSKQTLELVAQQLKEIGVELTVKAADSGSYAEDILDPLKTPLYHSMVGRADNDVIKSQYHTKNRNTLLSDDAELDRLLEAVASEPDPAKRDEASAAVQDHLTEQAYVIPLFEEPQVYGAATYVHGFRTESVARPLFYDTWVDEQ from the coding sequence ATGTCCACGCCACGCATCACCCGCCTCGCCCTCGCGAGCACGGCCGCGCTCGCCGCAGCGGCCCTGCTCGCCTCGTGCGCCGGCCAGGCCCAGTCGACGGATGCCGCAGCCGGCGATCCCGTCGAGGGCGGCACGCTCACCTACCTCGAGCACCAGGCCTACACCACGCTCTACCCGCCGCAGGCCGGCTTCTACCCGAACGGCGGACTCGTCAACAACCTCACCGCCCGCCTCACGTGGCAGGACCCCGACTCGCTCGAGATCGAGCCCTGGGTCGCCACCGAGTGGACGGTCAACGCGGATGCCACGGAGTACACGTTCGACCTGCGCGACGACGTGACGTTCTCCGACGGCACCCCCCTCGACGCCGCCGCCGTCGCGAAGAACTTCGACACCTACGGCCTCGGCAACACCGAGCTGGGTCTCACGATCTCGGAGGCGATCAACAACTACGCCTCGAGCGAGGTCGTCGACGCGGACACCGTGACCTTCCGGTTCTCGGCGCCCGCTCCCGGCTTCCTGCAGGCCACCTCGACGATCAACTCGGGCCTCGTCTCGCCGGCCACCCTCGACCGCAAGCTCGAGGACTGGGGCGCGGGCAACGCCGCCGAGATCGTCGGCAGCGGCGCGTTCGTCGCGACCCGGGAGGAGATCGGCACCTCGCTCCACCTCGAAGCGCGTGAGGACTACGACTGGGCGCCGCCGTCGTTCGAGCACCAGGGGCGTGCGTACCTGGACGCGATCGACGTCGTCGTGACGCCCGAGGACAGCGTCCGCATCGGGTCGCTGCTCGCGGGCCAGGCGGACGTCATCCGCTACGTGCAGGCGTTCGACGAGGCGCAGGTCGAGGGAGCCGGCTTCGAGGTGATCGCCGCGCCGACCCGGGGCGTCAACAACTCGCTCGGCCTGCGGTTCACGAACCCGCTGCTCAGCGACCTCCGCGTGCGGCAGGCGCTCGTGCACGGCGTCGACGCGCAGGAGGTCGTCGACACGATCTTCACCGAGAACTACCCGGTCGCCACGTCGGAGCTCGCCGCCACCGCGAAGGGCTACACGGATGAGTCCGAGGGGCTCGAGTACGACCCCGAGCTGTCGGCCGAGCTCCTCGACGAGGCCGGCTGGACCGTGGGCGCCGACGGCATCCGCGAGCAGGACGGGCAGCGTCTGTCGCTCACGGTCTACGAGGCGAAGCCGCAGCCGCTCTCGAAGCAGACGCTCGAGCTCGTCGCGCAGCAGCTGAAGGAGATCGGCGTCGAGCTCACCGTGAAGGCCGCCGACTCGGGCAGCTACGCCGAGGACATCCTCGACCCGCTGAAGACCCCGCTCTACCACTCGATGGTCGGACGCGCCGACAACGACGTGATCAAGAGCCAGTACCACACGAAGAACCGCAACACGCTGCTCTCGGACGACGCCGAGCTCGACCGCCTGCTCGAGGCCGTGGCCTCCGAGCCCGACCCCGCGAAGCGCGACGAGGCCTCGGCCGCCGTGCAGGACCACCTCACCGAGCAGGCCTACGTGATCCCGCTGTTCGAGGAGCCGCAGGTCTACGGCGCGGCGACGTACGTGCACGGATTCCGCACGGAGTCGGTCGCGCGGCCGCTGTTCTACGACACCTGGGTCGACGAGCAGTAG
- a CDS encoding NtaA/DmoA family FMN-dependent monooxygenase (This protein belongs to a clade of FMN-dependent monooxygenases, within a broader family of flavin-dependent oxidoreductases, the luciferase-like monooxygenase (LMM) family, some of whose members use coenzyme F420 rather than FMN.) — protein MTRLIIGAMVRAIGAYPSGWRHPGAHRDPRGDAAVLRRAAEVAEAARLDYLFFGDWLATGHDLEFRDPYLVARIDPISAVTYLAGITSRIGLIATANTTYADPYTLARATASIDLLSGGRAGLNLVTGAEPRAAGNHGRDHHQANDTRYDRAVEFEFVLRRLWDSFEDDAIVADAASGVYLDPSRLHATDFHGAHLSVTGPLNVARPVQGHLPIVHAGTSPRSRLFAAQNADLALVAVSGLEHGIAIREELRALAFESGRDDRTLKVIAPVLPIVGETREHAQAIADELSELLQIAEDWPDGPPEAFPANRSLAQLSVLLGVDVSGLSPDRAVTPSLVAQFSAAGQELVEIVAERTGRSPAGERPSTLRHLVVAASVNASMVVGTAAEIAEEFQTWAEAGAVDGFNVLSAVQPAQFEAFALGVVPELQRRGVFPTEYEGSTLREHLGLPRPDNVHVAHGDVRLQPVTGRDGSRRRAVERSARHP, from the coding sequence ATGACTCGACTCATCATCGGCGCCATGGTCCGCGCGATCGGCGCGTACCCCTCAGGCTGGCGCCACCCCGGCGCGCACCGCGACCCGCGCGGCGACGCCGCGGTGCTGCGACGCGCGGCCGAGGTCGCCGAGGCGGCCCGGCTCGACTACCTGTTCTTCGGCGACTGGCTCGCGACCGGCCACGACCTGGAGTTCCGCGACCCCTACCTCGTCGCGCGCATCGACCCGATCTCGGCGGTCACGTACCTGGCCGGCATCACGAGCCGGATCGGGCTCATCGCCACCGCCAACACGACGTACGCCGACCCCTACACGCTGGCGCGGGCCACGGCGTCGATCGACCTGCTCTCGGGCGGGCGTGCGGGCCTCAACCTCGTCACGGGCGCCGAGCCGCGCGCCGCCGGCAACCACGGCCGCGACCACCACCAGGCGAACGACACGCGCTACGACCGAGCTGTCGAGTTCGAGTTCGTGCTGCGCCGCCTGTGGGACTCGTTCGAGGACGACGCGATCGTGGCGGATGCCGCGTCGGGCGTGTACCTCGACCCCTCGCGCCTGCACGCTACCGACTTCCACGGTGCGCATCTCAGCGTGACCGGGCCGCTCAACGTCGCCCGGCCGGTGCAGGGACACCTCCCGATCGTGCACGCCGGCACGTCGCCGCGCTCGCGCCTGTTCGCCGCGCAGAACGCCGACCTCGCCCTCGTCGCGGTGTCGGGCCTCGAGCACGGCATCGCCATCCGCGAGGAGCTGCGCGCGCTCGCGTTCGAGTCGGGTCGCGACGACCGAACGCTCAAGGTGATCGCGCCGGTGCTGCCGATCGTCGGTGAGACGCGCGAGCATGCGCAGGCCATCGCCGACGAGCTCAGCGAGCTGCTGCAGATCGCCGAGGACTGGCCCGACGGACCGCCCGAGGCGTTCCCCGCGAACCGCTCGCTCGCGCAGCTCTCGGTGCTCCTCGGCGTCGACGTGTCGGGGCTCTCGCCCGACCGCGCCGTGACCCCGTCGCTCGTGGCGCAGTTCAGCGCCGCCGGACAGGAGCTCGTCGAGATCGTCGCGGAGCGCACCGGTCGCAGCCCGGCGGGGGAGCGGCCGTCGACCCTGCGGCACCTCGTCGTCGCGGCATCCGTCAACGCGTCGATGGTCGTCGGCACGGCCGCCGAGATCGCCGAGGAGTTCCAGACGTGGGCCGAGGCCGGCGCCGTCGACGGGTTCAACGTGCTGTCGGCGGTGCAGCCCGCGCAGTTCGAGGCGTTCGCGCTCGGGGTCGTGCCCGAGCTGCAGCGACGCGGCGTCTTCCCGACCGAGTACGAGGGCTCGACCCTGCGCGAGCACCTCGGGCTGCCCCGTCCCGACAACGTGCATGTTGCCCACGGTGACGTGCGATTGCAGCCCGTGACCGGCCGTGACGGCTCGCGTCGCCGGGCGGTTGAGCGCTCCGCGCGGCATCCGTAG
- the msuE gene encoding FMN reductase, which produces MSRSVSLVAVSGSLHSPSKTTVLVGEILAEFAEGLRAGGIDVETHLIELGGIGRDFSGALRRDELSPPAEDALRRIESATLLIVGSPVYRASFTGLFKHVFDFVGQYSLIDKPVLLAATGGSDRHALIIEHQFRPLFSFFQALTLPIGVYASDADFVDYRIASKSLRGRLEQAVSRGLPVVRGTLPDAVSAYVATW; this is translated from the coding sequence ATGTCGCGTTCCGTCTCGCTCGTCGCCGTTTCGGGCAGCCTGCACAGCCCGTCCAAGACCACCGTGCTCGTCGGCGAGATCCTCGCCGAGTTCGCCGAGGGCCTGCGCGCGGGCGGCATCGACGTGGAGACGCATCTCATCGAGCTCGGCGGGATCGGCCGCGACTTCTCCGGTGCGCTGCGCCGGGACGAGCTGAGCCCGCCGGCGGAGGACGCGCTTCGGCGTATCGAGTCCGCGACGCTGCTCATCGTCGGCAGCCCGGTGTACCGGGCGAGCTTCACGGGACTGTTCAAGCACGTGTTCGACTTCGTCGGCCAGTATTCGCTCATCGACAAGCCCGTGCTGTTGGCCGCGACCGGCGGCAGCGACCGCCACGCGCTCATCATCGAGCACCAGTTCCGTCCGCTCTTCTCGTTCTTCCAAGCGCTGACGCTGCCGATCGGCGTGTACGCGTCCGATGCCGACTTCGTCGACTACCGCATCGCGTCGAAGTCGCTGCGCGGGCGCCTCGAGCAGGCGGTCAGCCGCGGCCTCCCCGTCGTGCGCGGCACGCTGCCCGACGCAGTGTCGGCGTACGTCGCCACCTGGTGA
- a CDS encoding stealth family protein, whose translation MLVASSPRTARFDRDDLVLRKGQYALRNGHMTPKESMVEDLLAVADALDAAGIGYLLVRGNDERLVIAVDRADRKAVARAFAGAFANEPFYAATIAPERIADADPVLLADGTLSAHRKASILRLYRPRVEPVGRLRYGSATGVQLELWRFGEDTIEAPVENALMRRTMPRSEAVDDTVHLHGRDWPTLEHMFAPLASDVDFDIDMVFSWVDGSSDEFIRERAKRMQSYVVGEGDDSEARYRQIDELKYALRSVHLFAPWVRRIFIATDSPAPSWLARHPKVTIVRSEQMFADTSVLPTHNSHAVESQLHRIEGLTEHFLYSNDDMFFGRPVSPDLFFSPGGITKFVEATTRIGLGDTDPARSGFENAARVNRALLRERFGKVTTRHLEHCAAPLRRSVMADLEAAFPEDFRRTAASRFRAATDISVTNSLYHYFALLTGRAVVQTDARVKYVETTLKRALPAMRRLLKRRDMDMFCLNDGSFPEIPVEERTAAVIDFLERYFPFPAPWEKPADAAPDVPELTA comes from the coding sequence GTGCTCGTGGCGTCCTCGCCGCGCACCGCGCGGTTCGATCGCGACGACCTCGTGCTGCGCAAGGGCCAATACGCGCTGCGCAACGGGCACATGACGCCGAAGGAGTCGATGGTCGAGGACCTGCTCGCGGTCGCTGATGCGCTCGACGCGGCCGGCATCGGGTACCTGCTCGTCCGCGGCAACGACGAGCGGCTCGTGATCGCGGTCGACCGGGCCGACCGCAAGGCCGTGGCCCGGGCGTTCGCCGGGGCGTTCGCGAACGAGCCGTTCTACGCCGCGACCATCGCGCCCGAGCGCATCGCCGACGCCGACCCGGTGCTGCTCGCCGACGGCACGCTGTCGGCGCACCGCAAGGCGAGCATCCTCCGCCTGTACCGACCGCGCGTCGAACCCGTCGGTCGCCTGCGCTACGGAAGCGCGACCGGAGTGCAGCTCGAGCTCTGGCGGTTCGGCGAGGACACCATCGAGGCGCCGGTGGAGAACGCGCTCATGCGCCGCACCATGCCGCGCTCGGAGGCGGTCGACGACACGGTGCACCTGCACGGGCGGGACTGGCCGACGCTCGAGCACATGTTCGCGCCGCTCGCGAGCGACGTCGACTTCGACATCGACATGGTGTTCTCCTGGGTCGACGGCTCGAGCGACGAGTTCATCCGCGAGCGGGCGAAGCGCATGCAGAGCTACGTGGTCGGCGAGGGCGACGACTCCGAGGCGCGATACCGCCAGATCGACGAGCTCAAGTACGCGCTGCGGTCGGTGCACCTGTTCGCCCCGTGGGTGCGGCGCATCTTCATCGCGACCGACTCCCCCGCCCCGAGCTGGCTGGCGCGGCATCCGAAGGTCACCATCGTGCGCAGCGAGCAGATGTTCGCCGACACGTCGGTGCTGCCGACGCACAACTCGCACGCCGTCGAGAGTCAGCTGCACCGCATCGAGGGGCTCACCGAGCACTTCCTGTACTCGAACGACGACATGTTCTTCGGCCGCCCCGTGTCACCCGACCTGTTCTTCTCGCCCGGCGGCATCACGAAGTTCGTCGAGGCCACCACCCGCATCGGGCTCGGCGACACCGACCCCGCCCGCAGCGGCTTCGAGAACGCCGCCCGCGTGAACCGCGCGTTGCTGCGCGAGCGCTTCGGCAAGGTCACGACCCGGCACCTCGAGCACTGCGCTGCGCCGCTGCGCAGGAGCGTCATGGCCGACCTCGAGGCGGCGTTCCCCGAGGACTTCCGACGCACCGCCGCCAGCCGGTTCCGCGCCGCGACCGACATCTCGGTCACGAACTCGCTGTACCACTACTTCGCGCTGCTCACGGGCCGCGCGGTCGTGCAGACCGACGCGCGCGTGAAGTACGTCGAGACGACGCTGAAGCGCGCGCTGCCCGCGATGCGGCGGCTGCTGAAGCGGCGCGACATGGACATGTTCTGCCTCAACGACGGCAGCTTCCCCGAGATCCCGGTCGAGGAGCGCACCGCGGCCGTCATCGACTTCCTCGAGCGCTACTTCCCGTTCCCGGCCCCCTGGGAGAAGCCGGCGGATGCCGCGCCCGACGTGCCGGAGCTCACGGCGTAG